Proteins from a single region of Artemia franciscana chromosome 20, ASM3288406v1, whole genome shotgun sequence:
- the LOC136040255 gene encoding uncharacterized protein LOC136040255, whose product MKYHKGCFILVLLACTAAAKPFEDKNEDKNEVAEVSGRSVEKHNGFIGRAMHSAESLLSNYISRLMFIFSGLEGIFIQSLRRMNEPEMRPMAKMLDRIMVLYMRASLEEDECVERFTCEAGDIIGGYWGTPVGGIVKLLEPMTPPYLRKILVNFRMGVKDGNVCGRMSCETEPFSFLNFIDRKLGRIEEETNEVDNYH is encoded by the exons atgaAGTATCACAAAGGTTGtttcattttggttttattagcGTGCACTGCTGCTGCCAAGCCTTTCgaagataaaaatgaagataaaaatgaaGTTGCTGAAGTTTCAGGACGAAgtg TTGAAAAGCATAATGGGTTTATTGGCCGTGCTATGCATTCAGCCGAATCTCTCTTATCAAATTATATCAGCCGACTAATGTTCATCTTCAGTGGCTTGGAGGGCATATTTATTCAGAGCCTTCGAAGAATGAATGAGCCTGAAATGAGGCCTATGGCAAAAATGTTAGATAGAATCATGGTTCTTTACATGAGGGCATCTCTCGAAGAAGACGAATGTGTCGAACGATTCACTTGTGAAGCTGGTGATATTATTGGAGGATACTGGGGAACCCCCGTTGGTGGCATTGTCAA ATTACTAGAGCCGATGACACCCCCATATTTGAGGAAAATTTTGGTTAATTTCCGCATGGGTGTTAAAGATGGCAATGTCTGCGGGCGAATGAGTTGTGAAACCGAGCCATTTTCGTTCTTGAATTTTATCGACCGCAAATTGGGCAGAATAGAAGAAGAAACCAACGAAGTTGACAATTATCACTAA